Genomic DNA from Ancylobacter polymorphus:
GCGGCCGCCATAGAACACGTTGGTGATCTCCACGTCCTCACGGACGAGGTAGGCAATCACCACGGTGCGTTCGAAGGCGACGGTTCGCAGCCCGGGCGCCAGATCCGTCCGCAGACGGCCGCCCAGGGGTGCATCACCGATCTTGCGGCAGCGGGCCATGATGCGTGTGACGAAGCCTGCCGCGACAGGATGGCTGCCGCTGGTGTCGGCAATGAAGCGGTAGATGTTCTCCAGGTCGGCAAGGGCATCGTGCCGATAGCTGACCCTAGCCTGCCGCATTGGTGCGGGCTTTTCCTTCGTCCTTCAGGAAGCGGGCCATATCCGCCTCGGCTTCTTCCGCGCTCACGCTGGGGCGGGGATCGTCGAGCGAATGCCGCACACGGGCCCGCAGGGCCTCCAGGCGTTCAGCATACTCCAGCCGCGCGCGCTGCC
This window encodes:
- a CDS encoding ribbon-helix-helix domain-containing protein, coding for MQNAEKVSITMTADMMRVIRESVESGEFATTSEAMRDAVRVWQRARLEYAERLEALRARVRHSLDDPRPSVSAEEAEADMARFLKDEGKARTNAAG
- a CDS encoding type II toxin-antitoxin system RelE/ParE family toxin, producing the protein MRQARVSYRHDALADLENIYRFIADTSGSHPVAAGFVTRIMARCRKIGDAPLGGRLRTDLAPGLRTVAFERTVVIAYLVREDVEITNVFYGGRDYEALYHDRPEDEADGS